Genomic DNA from Etheostoma cragini isolate CJK2018 chromosome 7, CSU_Ecrag_1.0, whole genome shotgun sequence:
CCCTAATTTACACACACGTACATTAACAAATACTCAACAATGTGTTAATATCTGCTTACAACTACATCATAATGCATTATtagtaatttattaaatgtgtaaTACTGTGtataaatgctaaatgtaaGAAACTTAAAGAAAAGTGTTGCAGCTGTTGAACATTTCGTAAGCTCTCTGTTGTCACTTGAATATTTCTCATGAACACCTGCTGTCGTGTGACGTGTTTTTTGTTAGAGAGGCACATGGTTTGTGTTTTCAGTCATAAGAAGGAGGAGACTTTTTAGAGTTTATAAACACTGATCCTTGTTAAACTGCTGGCATTTCCCCTGGTCATTTCCTCTCACTGTCAACTTccggaaaaagaaaataaagaaaaaaatactgcaGACATTGACAGAGATCTAACAAGATAATCAGAGCCAGAGCCTCACACCCTGAAAAAACTTAAGAAGCAATGTATTTAATATGTTTTCAGGGAACTTCAAACCCCTGATTTGTCTAACGTAGACTTCTTATCGCCACTGGACAGCTGGTATTATTTTCGTCATCATTTATGTGAATATGAATAATGAAGATTTTTTGCATGAAGATTAATAGCCAGACTATTCCTGTTAAAGCAGAAACAGGCAGGAGGTCGAGGTGAGGTCATCTTCACTTTAAGTTCCTACtttctttaaaaccatttattatttttgtcatattttctcTTTATGTAACCCCTACTCCCTTCATTACATAATGTTAATGAACACAGAGAATTCATTATGTATATGAGAATATGAGATCGGAGTCctttgctgtgctgtgctgGGATGAAATGTTgtagttattttatatttaagtatatattTCTTGTTCTGAAAGGAAAGTTTCCTCTAAGAGACCTCTTCCTCTAAAGCAGCACTAAACAAGCTTTGCAACATGaagcgctgctgctgctgcctatTGGAGCACTTGATATTTATTTCACTGAAGAACTGAATGGACTTTTGTTTGGTGTCTGACGTCTTTGAGTCCTTCTGGGCTTTTCGGGCTGTCTTCCAATTTTTTGGTTGAAGGTTATTGCTTTAGTTTGTGCCAGAGGAATGTGTTCTCGCCACAAAGGCCGGCCAGCTGAAtcacaggtcaaaggtcagggaAGCTCTAACAACTCTGTGATcagaaaatatacacacacacacacacacacacacatatacacgcaccACAACACAAATAATGACTCATCCGCTtcatctctgtgtctgtttctcatGACCTGACAACTTATCTGacgcagtgtttgtgtgtgtttgtgtcagagtgtgtgtcagagtgtgtgtgtgtgtcagagtgtgtgtgtgtgtgtgtgtgtgtgtgtgtgtttgtgtgtgtgtgtgtgtgtgtgtgagtgtgtgtgtgttttaaggcttttaaatatcttttagGGAAATCACATGCTCCCTCGTTCCAGGTCTCCGGCCCTCCCCTTATTGCCACAacaataaacaatttaaatttctttatgttcattgttttttcttctttcttcatttgcttttcttgttgttttgcgGGAGGACATGAGATCAATATGAGCGCAGAAAGCTAAAAGACATTGAGGTCTGAAGGTGTCTTGAGAGGATGAAACACAAGTCTCACCTTTACTAAACAAAGCCAAACTCCTGTAAGAATttaaggatttgtttttgtatcttATCCTTCAGAAGTAGCAAAGGGGTTACTGAGGAAgttaataaagagaaaaatgagGAAGGCATAAATACTATTGGTGTTcccatgtatattttatattatgtgtttattttaccaTTTCTCCCCTTAGAGTATGTTTATGGtatttttgacactttgttCACTGCTTAGAGAATCGCCCTTTAAAGAATAAAGCAAGAATGAAGGATGCAAAGTTGAGTATGAAGCCCACATCTGCCtagaaaacagtgtttttatgatttaaaaagtaaattgtCAACCACTTTGACAAGTGCAcaccaacacgcacacacactactaAATGTGGTCATAGAAGCACCAATCAGACTGAAAAGTAGCAGCTGCACTGCCAACAGATGGATCTGTACCATCAGAGTTACtgattgtgtattttgtgtcttAGGATGTGGAAAAAAGATTTGTATCTGACTCAGTGCCATGCAGGTGGTTGAGGACAGTTACGGTGCAGGTTGGCAACAAACACTCTCATACCAACATGAAACTGACAGTTTGTTTATTAAGAGAATCCAGTCCAGTTTATGCatctttgccttttttgtatCATAACTTCGACAGTAATTGTTGAATTTAGTGGCTGCTAAACCAACAATTCTGCCAGctaggaaaaaaacacatgcatttgaATGCATGCATTTTTCAGATGTATTTCCCCCTCTGTTCCAGGCAGCTGTTTGTCTCAATTTTTTCTGTGCCATCTCCAAACATTAGCAGACCTTTGAAGCTTATTTGCATAATCCACTTTTAGGAGATAGATAATTAATTTTCATATCTTACAGAGGTGATTGGAAACCGATAGATGCctgaaacattcaaaataatcaACTGACATTTCTAATGGTTAACAAAACAGTTATCTGTTATGTACCGTATCCCTTAATTGCATTAAATTGGCTAAGAAATCCTATACCACTTGTCTGGTGCAGTATGGAGTGTGTGCATGACTGTAATTATGTAGAAATACTACATATTCAATGTCCTTTAGGATATTTTACTGACAATTCCTGACATTTACCAGTGAGACGCCAAGGGGTAGTTAATCTGACACTAGATCAGGATGTTCCGTTTTTTTCCATTCTAGTTTAAAAGAGGAAGAGGCCAGTGAGAGAATCAAAACTCAGGTCCATCTTTCTTCAAGTTTTTGTAGTCGGTTGTAATGGCCACAAACTggggaaggagaagaagaaaatcaaacaaagtagaagcttgatgctgttgtgcaaataaataatttctgtttCCAATCTcacatacaaacagaaatgtaccaATCAAGCACAATTGGAATGTCAACCCAGTTTCCTAACAATGAATACTTATAGTGTGCTGTATTACCTTGTACTGGTATGTGGGGTCAAGTTTATTCCATGGCTCAGGGTTATTGGTCTTGTTCcagctaaacacacaaacaaataaagacagaatGGGGATAAGTTACAGTACGCTCTTTGGGAACCTGATATAGCCTACATGGAGAAAGTTTTTTCAGACCTGGCACACAACTATTCATTCACAAGTGATCTGATATACCCCTGAGAGCTGCTTTGTTTAATCCCTGCTTTGATAGATTACACATAATAAAAGAAGCTGAGGGTAAGATTCAACTGTTAAGCCACCACCTGAACGCTAGTTCTAATCATTTCACTAAGTGTGTAAGGAATCATTGCTGCAAAGAGACATGACAGAGCACCATCTTGTGAGCTCTTGTTAAAATCATGTATCTGTGTCTCTTGTTATTGGAGTTTCATTAAGGGTAACTCAACAGTTTggacagcagcaggaggagaggaagtCCAAGCAAGAGACGGCTGGAGGAGGGAATGAAAGTGAGCTGTTATCCCTGCAGTCAGCAACAATCATAAAACTTAAACCATCTGTATAGTTagtgaaaaaaatattcatcTACAAAAACTGCATTTCAGGATTAACTTATAAGAGGAAGTAATGGTGTTAATTAGCTCAAAGCCATCATTTCCCTGCTATGTATCTTAGTAATGATATGTGTGGGGGTGTAAGCCATGCTGTgaccatagtttttttttgattCTGCTTCGGAAACTGTAGTCTAATTGTCTTGGCTTCTGTACATGATGCATTTGATTATCTGATGCTCAGGCTTCATTATTCATAAAATACAGATGTTTACATCATCTAGCAGGTTACTGTTTTGATAGTTAAAAGATCAATACAGACATGAAACTGACGTATTACATATAGTCTCTGTTGCATATTATCAGTGGTCCTTACGTGACATGGGGTCCTTTGGCCAACCGGATCAGATACATCGATGCACCGCCCATTCCCaaacagatgaagaagaacTGGGGGATGAGCTGCCGACACAGAGTAAGATCTTcaaaaggttttaattttagtttttaacacaAGGTGATGTGTTTATGTTCATTTGACATGTGCTGTTTATAAATGAAATCACAACCTGAACTTTTCACAAGAAGATAACTCTCTCGATTACAACTCTCAATAACTTGATAGTGGTTAACATTGTGATTCCATTAATCCATAGTGTGTATACAAATACCGTTTACAGTTGTGATTGCTGATATGTGATTTGgtataatttagtttttctattATCAGCTCGCTTATATGAATGAAAGAaacttttattgcatttgttttgcactTAAAATCAAGCTAGTCACTACACTCCCTGTCTGGAGCTAATTTCCAAGGTTGAAGGTATCATTTATTGTCATTCTCTCCATGCacaatatttaatatacagAGGAACAAATTAGTAGCTGCCAAACACAGTACAGTGCAAGTTAAGTTGAGTATGGTGCAATAAATGACTATGTTGCCaaaattataatacattattgtAATAAATGTTTACACTGTACTGTTAAGATAACTGTTGTGTACTTTACTCCTTTACGTTTACTGTTGTTGAAataatgtgtatatgtgcatgtttaAAGGATaagttactgtactgtacttgcAATGCGGACTTAATGTTCATCTATTACTGGTGAGACATTGTTTTGTCCTTGCATGATCATTGGAAATGTGTTtagctatataaatatattatatataacttactgtacatgcataACGAGGGCAGAAGAGTTAAAGTGCACCATCTGCGcacttgataaaaaaaaatacattatctGGTAATTCAAACCAAAGTAATGTCTGCTGGAGAATACACCTGTAGATAGTACGTTAAGCAGCTATTATAGTGATGGAAAAACAGTAACTCCTTTTCTGCATTGCATCATCCTCAGTCAGCTTCAGCTTTATGACTGCTGACACTGTGTTTGCTGGATGTCTCAGTCAGtatgcaaatataaaaacatattgattCATTAAAAAAGAGCAGATGCAACTTTTTAACTGGGGGAAACTCTCCTCTGAGTCATATGCCAACCATCAACAGTAACACCAGGGCAAATGTGAACTCATCCAAATTCCAATTAAGTAATTTTAAATTATACTCTAGATTTACTGTAGCCTAGGGTTGGAAAAGATGAATACTTTATTTGCCACTTTCTGTCCGCAGATTTTAGTTACTGTAACAACTCTGAGGATTAACAACTGGTCTGCTTTTACTCATGCCAACAAGCCTGCTGTTGGTGGTGAATGTTCCTTTTCTGATTCAGATTTAACACGATAAACGTGCTAAACATGTTACACACTTACAAATTCCAGATGTCTATGAGTTGTTCAAAGTTCCTTCAAAGCAATTTATTCTCTTGACTACTCACatagtttcattttaataaatgttcgaggcccaaaaaagtaaaatcattCAATGTTAAACAAAACAGGCAAAGATGATTTTAAATTTGAGCAGCAGGACTTTATATTACAGTCATGGATTTGATCATTGAacgaaacactttttttctgtcagttaaaggtcccatgacatggtgctctttggatgcttttatataccgtagtggtcccctaatactgtatctgaagtctctttcccaaaattcagccttggtgcagaattacagccgcTAGAGCCATTCCctcaatgagctttccttattatgtgccatttctgagtctgtagctattgaggggggcaaattctctgggcgaacaaagcagagaaaggggaggtaacccagattggccaatctgggctttccttttctcaaaggcagagcaggatacccagggctcggtttacacctatcgtcattctagccactgggggaccaaaagCAGGCTGGGACATTTAAGATCTGCAGCAACACGACTGAGTGATCAtgatgtctgtctttatttctgtcGGCCTGTcaaactctgtctgtctgactctctGTCTGAGTGTCTCTCTCCCATTCAgtctctgcttctcttcctctGATTAACTCACTTTCTACATACGTGACTGTATATCTACTTACACAACCCTGAAATCATTCACATATTCCAATCACAACTTACTTTGAGCTATATGTTGGTGGAAAGTTACTAAGTATATACTTAGTAAAGTACTGTAATATGATACATTGttgtagattaaactacccgATTGACATAAAGTCgttaaatgaaaacaaccaTAAACATCTAaagcagtaaaatgcaacatacacattaatgaTATTATGTTGCACCCACCCGTCCgatcttctgtctgtctgtccatttgTCTAGCTggatttctgtctttctctctgactcTTAAACTTCCTGACTCTCTGTCacagtctgtctctctatctgtctgtctctcctgaCTATTGTAACGTGATCAAGGAGCTTTGGTAGAGTCTCACAGGGATTTGTTCCCTGCAGCTTCCAGCTTCCCTCTTCCctcttccactctctctctctctctctctctctctctctctctctctctctccctctctctctctctctctctctctctctctctctctctctctcgggaGGACGATGACAAGAAGTCAGAACTCTGTCACTTCGCCTTCTGACAGACAGTTAAAAATTGCCAAAATAATCCCATGCCCTGCAGCTTCTTATATTTTCGAATGTATTTTATTGCAACTTGTCATTTCCTTAATCCTTAGATTTTGTCAGTTTAGATTTAGGAGATGTTGCTTTTTAAAGTACAGATCATGGGTGTTTTTAAAGTCTTTAGCGACTCTCACtttggttttaaatgaaaaactgaagGAACTAAGATTTGATGAGACAAAATTAGACTTCTCATCGCATAGATTAACCCACCAACACTCTAGAAACCCTGCAGGCAATCATCAACTGTGTTTGCTACTGTATTTTATTGACTAAAGCTGAATCAGCTaaattacatgtaaataaagctATAACTGAATCAATGGTTTAGTCTGTAATGTACAATATGTTAGGCTAAATtcattgtgctttctttttcttcatacaGCAATAATGAAAACATTCCTTTTTAGGAGgatattattcatattatagTGATATCACAGAAGAcagaaatacaatacaattaacTTAAGCTTAACGTAAAGAAACACATTATATCACAagattgaataaaaacagaataaaacagaTTCAGTCCCGGTAAGCCCTTACAAAAAGGACTGCAATTGCCACTTAACTTCTACAGTTAACCCAAATGTATTTACAGGGGTGTTACTGTGGCGTTGATGTTGAATACTGTGCACAGAGAAACATTTACAATACTTGACTCCATTTAGAAGCACATCCACGTTTTAATAATTTTCACGTTAATTATTTAAGTTTAAAATCCTTATTTAACAACCACAATTCAGGTaaaggttaaaacatttttggaaagttGCTGCCACTgacattacatttcataaagaaacaaacagttAAGAGATAAAGATTACTTACGCCAGGGTGCTTCTTAGCATGCTCTACTGCTGTCCGAAATATCATTGCTCTACTTTACAGAAATTTAGAAACAATGCatcaaataaaatgatacaGAGTCCGAGTTTCAGGCCCTTGTTATCCACAGGCAGCCGTGCACAGACAGGATTAGACCTGTTGCTCTCTGCAtgtggagggggaggaggaggaggaggaaaaagaggtCATTATCATCTGATTACAGCTACTTCTGCTGATTACACTGTGCTGGACACTGTGTAGCAGTTTATATTCATACAACACGGCTTTTcctccatgtaaatattcattaaatATCCAGGCCAAAGATATTTGATGCTCATATCATGGTGTTCAATCAGAAGAAGTTGTGTAAGGTCCTGCAGGGAGCTCAGAGCCTTTTTCTCCCTCATTTCCTTTACTGCAGTTTAAAGACTTTTGACCCTTTGGGAGCTGACTTGAGTAAATGGAAAAGCATACAAACACTGTGTTCCTTTAATGTCGCTGGGGAATATCTATATTCCGTGGGACTTCTTCAGTTGCTCAAATAATATCAGATGTATACAGTGGCCTACGCATCCCAAAATACACAAATCAGCTAAAAGCTGCGACAccaaggagaaagagaagatcCACACACAGGAAGGACGCAGCTGCAAAAGTAACTGCAATTGAAGTCCTTTTTATGTGAGCATAATCTATTATGTCTCAATGTAAAGTTACACAAATGTTCAGTTAACTATTGGTAAGAATTAATAGTGCTAACACTAATTAATTACATAAGAAACATTTACACAGACTTGTTTCGTGATGCGTTCGTGCATTCAAAAACATTCAGAGAAACTGTCCTTTTGTCTTCCAGTTAATGACTGTCCTGGCCGGTTATCTTGGCATCTAAAGTCAGGGACTCTCTAAAAAATAAGTATGTACTTCAATCTCCCCGTTTGTACCGTTTAGGGACTTTTCAAGAGGTCAATCTCGCACTGAATGACCTTGATACATGTAGCCATTGAGAGTTTAGAAATATAGAAATTCAGCTTGTTGACCATTAATTGCAAAATAAGTCGTACGCAGCTATTGTTTAATATCTTAGgtaaattaaaaggaaatagtCCTTTTCGAAAAAGATTAGCTCTATACAATTGTTCAGCTAACCCCAGAAAATAAGGACATAAACACAACATGGTGATGCCCAAAGAGCAAGACAAAGACCTTTACATTAACACTTGTTTAATTATTAGTTCATATTGAGTTATTAAGACAACAGGATATGTGAAATTTTTTCATCCTGTTGCATAATCTCTCTCAACCCCCAAAGtgattaaataaacaaacaaaaacttccAAAAAACAAAGGACAGTGCAGCAATGCTTTTCTGTCATCAAAATGAAACTTCCCACTCTGTTTAATAGATCATGTTTCAGATTCATTGCACTCCAGTTTAATTGGgagttaaaacaaatcaaattcaaTTTGACACGAGCGCTTCACTTAAAACTATACAGATGTGTCATTACCTTCCAGACACCACACGTCTGTAAAGGACAAAATTCATCTTCATAATATAGCTTTTAAGTGCCTCTGTTTCCCGAGTGACTTGagctttttttataaatgaaccCAGCTATGAGATTTGCATGAAATAATATGAAAAGCTTCAACTTTCCCATTAAAGCAACAATCATTTGCAAAACTGAAGCTAGGAGGTGTTCCCTTATAATGACTTCGGCCCTGGATGAGGTCTCAAAGAAATCCCAGTGTGAGACAAGCCCATAGTTAGACCGGTCGGACTATTCATTTGAcgaataataacaatattctGAGTGCCTTCAACCAGTCTGTCACAGCTGCTTTAAAGACTTTGTCCAAAATCTACTTTTTCATCATGAAACACCAACTGTATGGTTCAGAAAGGATTATATTGGGATTCAAGTCACTTAAAAAAGATTCCGTTAAATTTTTACAGTgttaagaaacattttaaagcgctcctattatgcttattttccgattcataattgtattttgaggttgtaccagaataggtttacatggtttcattttcaaaaaacaccatattgctgccgatcctgttttcaccctgtgtgtttaggtctctgttttagcgacagagtgagacatctcactttctgactgtctttgtttggagttgcacatgcgccgTAGCTAGGCAACATGtcagctagataactttctccaactttggttagttcaaggcaggattagctgggagacttcttgtAAACGAGGGCACACtggtggaatacctgcagaacagagaCATGGACGTAATTCTTTTATAGATTATGGTAaagtagtgtgtgttgtagtagtGTTATGCCATTGAGGACAAACTAGCATGCTagccaagtttgtatgcatgtggaagcaccagagacataaaatcacacatttgtgtacttttttccacagtttaaatctcttttttgtgAGAGACACTACAAACCTTTAATGGCCACTTGAAACTCAAATGATTTGAGTGGAAAATCCCTTTGACAGCAAAGCCTGtaaacagtaggctacatgaaACAGTACCAAGGTCTAATGATTGATGATACAGAGACAGCGTCTTGTCACAAATTGTCCAGGCAGGAGATGCCAGGTCTGTCGGGGTCATTCAGTTTATTATATTGAAGCTCTGAGCACCGGAGTCAAGATTGACACATGTCAAACTTtctaatgcaggacttttacttgtaatggagtattctATGGTGTGATATGTGcaacttttacttcagtaaattaaaaaaaaaaacttctattgcttaattaaagctacatttgaaaaaataaataaacataagtAACAAATTACCCAAATGCGTAGTCGGTTCACGCTATAGCCCATTTTCAACTCCCCAATGTGCAGCTGCCCCgaccaaaaagttataaacaagGATGTGATCTCTCCAAGGCTTCCCACCACGGAAACAAGCCATCTATGTTAGATAGTCTGCAAACGTTTTGTCCCTGTGCAGAGTGAAGAGAAATAGGAAGAAGCCTGGAGATAAATAGCAGGGTTGTCTTCAATGATGGTTTTATTGGATGTTCAACCTGTCTTCACCTTATGTAACTGTGCCAACATGACATCCTGCCAACAGGCTAAACCATGTAGAGGGAACAACATAAGTGAATCATTTTGTTGCCTCCAGAATTATTTAGAATCTGTGACAGGCTCAAGTTTTACAcagggaaaaggaaaaataggATTGTCCAACCAGTAAAATCAACCTCATTGTGCACCGGTTCTAAGGACTCACTAACTCTGGGTCCTTATTTTCTCCTCCCCTCTGATCCAGGACTGTGTAACATGAGCTGAGCCCTGCATGTGACTCCTGCTGACCTGCAGCACAGAGCTCACAGATTAATCCTTCTAATTGGAAACTAGCCAGCATTACCTGCAGAATCCCTTGAGCTTATGTAGAGAACTTGTTTAGAAACCCCACCTAATAATGACACAGAGGAGGTGAAAGCTGGTATAACAAAGGATAAAAGTGGGCAATATGACCACACATCATGTTTTTGAGCTACAACATCTCCTGAAAGGCTCAGAAGAACCAGGCCACTGTCAACACAGATCACAGCCACACactattgtaaattaaaatgggTCTTTATCAAAACCTCAGATCAGTAAACTTTATGAGATTATTCCCCTGCTTGTTCATGGtgtaaaacaaaccaaaa
This window encodes:
- the ndufa4l2a gene encoding NADH dehydrogenase [ubiquinone] 1 alpha subcomplex subunit 4-like 2 → MIFRTAVEHAKKHPGLIPQFFFICLGMGGASMYLIRLAKGPHVTWNKTNNPEPWNKLDPTYQYKFVAITTDYKNLKKDGPEF